The Candidatus Neomarinimicrobiota bacterium region ATCAGGTAACACGATGTTATATCGTAAACTCAAATCACAGGAAATCGGTCGTCTGAAAAAGCAGGGATGCTCCGCCGAATCCTGGGAAACCATTCTGGTTCATGAGCGCTTTACCCCGGAACGGATCCACAATGTCCGTTTTCAGGGAAAGGTGAGTCTCGGGATTTTTACTGAGGATCTTACCCTTCCGGACCGGGGAAGGCATCCTGCAGGTCTTTGGAATAGTACTTTGAAAGACTGCACTATCGGGGATAATGCCCTGATTTGCAATGTTCAGAATCTGTGCCGGTATGAGATTTCTCATCACGCTGTTGTGGATTCGGTACAATCTTTGGCGGTGACAGGTGAAACCAGGTTTGGAAACGGGACGGAAATCGAGGTTCTCAATGAAGGCGGAGGTCGGGAGTTACTTATATACGACAAGCTCTCTGCACAAATTGCCTACATGCTGGCCCATTTTCGTCATCATGATGCTTTAATGGAAAAGCTGCAAACCCTGATCCGAAATTACTGCAACGAAAAAACCTGCACCACGGGTTATGTGGGACCTTATGCCCAAATCCGGAACTGCCAGGTATTACGAAACATGGAAATCGGTGAAGGAGCTGAAGTCCTGGGAGCTCTCCTCCTGGAAGAGGGATCCCTGGCAGGATGCCGGGAAGATCCTGTGAAAATCGGTTCCGGCGTTATAGCCAAACACTTTATCGTGCAATCAGGATCCCATATCCGGGATGGGGTGCTGCTGGATAAGTGTTTTGTGGGACAGGGTGTCCGCCTGGGTAAGCAGTATTCTGCAGAAGGATCGGCTTTCTTTGCCAATTGTGAGGGATTCCACGGAGAAGCCGTCAGTGTCTTCGGCGGACCTTACACCGTCACCCATCACAAATCAACACTCATGATTGCCGGTATGTTTTCCTTTTACAATGCAGGAAGCGGAACCAATCAAAGCAATCACATGTACAAACTGGGCCCATTGCATCAGGGAATCCTGGAACGCGGTGTCAAAACCGGTTCACTCTCCTATATGCTCTGGCCCTGCAGGGTCGGTGCCTTCAGTGTGGTGACGGGAAAACACACGGGGAATTTTGATGCCGCAGATTTTCCCTTCTCCTATATCACAGCCGAAGCGGGAAAAAGCCAGCTTACTCCCGCCATGAATCTCTTTACCGTGGGAACCCGGCGGGATAGTGAAAAATGGCCGGCGCGTGACCGCCGTAAAGATCCCCGGAAGTTCGATCAGATCCATTTTGATCTCTTCAATCCCCGAACCATCGGCAAAGTTTTAAATGCCATTTCAATCCTCCAGGAGCTGAATGAAAAAAGCAGAAAAGAACAGGAATTTGTCTCTTACAAGGGGTTGGTCATTAAACGGCTGTTGTTGAGAACAGGCGTCAAATACTACAAAATAGCGGTGGCCATTTACCTGGGAGAAATCCTGTTGAAGCTTTTGAATCATGAAAAGACAGGGAAAACACTCAGGGAAGTTTTTACGGAAATATCAGAGAATTCTGGTGACTCACCCGAAAAATGGTTTGATCTGGCTGGAATGCTGGTATCAGAAAAAGGTCTGAACAGATGTATTGATACGATATGCCGTGACGATACAGATTCAGTTGAAGCACTGCTTGCCATCCTGCAGAATACAGCCGCAAATTATAAAAAAGACAATCTGAGATGGTGGGCACAGGTCGTTAGGCAAACATTCGGAAAGTATCCGGAAAATCTGAATCGGGACCAGCTGAAGCTGATTCTGGAAGATTGGAAGAAGAATATTCTGAAACTGAACAACATGATTCTGAAGGATGCAGAAAAGGAATTTGATCCCACAAGCCGCATCGGCTACGGTCCGGATGGTGATGAAACGATTCAGCAGAAGGATTTCGAATCGGTTCGCGGAAGTTATGACGAAAACAAATTCGTAAAAGCGCTCCGAAATGAAAATGAAAAAGTGGAAACCCGTTTTCAGCAGGCACTAAAAAAACTATGATTAAACGGAAAAATCAATAAGCAAA contains the following coding sequences:
- a CDS encoding DUF4954 family protein; amino-acid sequence: MLYRKLKSQEIGRLKKQGCSAESWETILVHERFTPERIHNVRFQGKVSLGIFTEDLTLPDRGRHPAGLWNSTLKDCTIGDNALICNVQNLCRYEISHHAVVDSVQSLAVTGETRFGNGTEIEVLNEGGGRELLIYDKLSAQIAYMLAHFRHHDALMEKLQTLIRNYCNEKTCTTGYVGPYAQIRNCQVLRNMEIGEGAEVLGALLLEEGSLAGCREDPVKIGSGVIAKHFIVQSGSHIRDGVLLDKCFVGQGVRLGKQYSAEGSAFFANCEGFHGEAVSVFGGPYTVTHHKSTLMIAGMFSFYNAGSGTNQSNHMYKLGPLHQGILERGVKTGSLSYMLWPCRVGAFSVVTGKHTGNFDAADFPFSYITAEAGKSQLTPAMNLFTVGTRRDSEKWPARDRRKDPRKFDQIHFDLFNPRTIGKVLNAISILQELNEKSRKEQEFVSYKGLVIKRLLLRTGVKYYKIAVAIYLGEILLKLLNHEKTGKTLREVFTEISENSGDSPEKWFDLAGMLVSEKGLNRCIDTICRDDTDSVEALLAILQNTAANYKKDNLRWWAQVVRQTFGKYPENLNRDQLKLILEDWKKNILKLNNMILKDAEKEFDPTSRIGYGPDGDETIQQKDFESVRGSYDENKFVKALRNENEKVETRFQQALKKL